The Bosea beijingensis genome contains the following window.
TAGCCGGCAGCGCTGGTGCCGAAGCGGTCGCCGAGAATGATGTCGGATTTCGCCAGCCCGTCGCGATCGAGCCCGGCCGAGGGCATCGAATGCGCATCGACGAGGATGCAAGTGCCGAACACACCTTGCGTACGCTGGACGAGGCTGCGCAGGCCGGCGTGATAGGGCCGGTAGAGATCCTCGATGCGGGCGAGCCCCTCCTGGACCGGAATCTTCCCGAAATAGATCTCCTGCCCGTCGCCGACGATCCGGGGGATCGTGCCGAGCCCGCCGGCGACCCGCATCGAGCGGGTATTGGCGAAGGGCGGCACCCGCCCCTCGAACATACGCGGATCGAGCTCGTAGGGTTCGCGATTGACGTCGAGATAGGCGCGCGGGAACTCGGCCACGAGCAGCGGCGCGCCGAGCGAGACGCTCTGTGCGAAAAGCCTGTCGACATAGGCGTCTTCCGAGCGCCGGAGGCTACGCAGGGGCAGGCGCGCCGCCTCGACGAATCCGCGCGGATAACAGCGGCCGGCATGC
Protein-coding sequences here:
- a CDS encoding N-formylglutamate amidohydrolase, producing MSLSSAPFPPAPDDVVAEIERPFSLYQPALQVVPVVVDVPHAGRCYPRGFVEAARLPLRSLRRSEDAYVDRLFAQSVSLGAPLLVAEFPRAYLDVNREPYELDPRMFEGRVPPFANTRSMRVAGGLGTIPRIVGDGQEIYFGKIPVQEGLARIEDLYRPYHAGLRSLVQRTQGVFGTCILVDAHSMPSAGLDRDGLAKSDIILGDRFGTSAAGYIIDIAEQSFTRLGFSVTRNRPYAGGFITEHYGAPAAGVHALQIEVNRALYMNEATLEPHAGFGEVEQAMTAVMADCFARWSGWLDEWREAAE